In Candidatus Chlorohelix allophototropha, one DNA window encodes the following:
- a CDS encoding class I SAM-dependent methyltransferase, which translates to MLTLEELAQRNVAIVEKYGPWTHNIYLGEGFYTLSDGLEHADYRVKLFLRIVSDLAGKPLNTLRVLDLACLNGIYGLEFAMHGAQVVGIEGREANLVKAQFAKDTLGLDNIELVVDDVRNLSREKYGLFDVVICSGIVYHLDTPDVFGFIEKIGEVCTGLTIVDGHISFTPNEKREYKGETYWGRSYREHVPGATAEEIEKNLLASLDNSSSFWLTLLSLNNLLARSGFTSVYECHYPVRIERYRDRVTLVAMKGKPLHLQTTPLLNDTPEQFYPRQLPDIAHPSQQSAYTEIAVGQELGSLLKQLEDSPDRTVVTLAQLSGKLVDAKDYWQSEAERLRLEFFKLQSYTRDLEQEWNAKNRRIDALETRLNQQSLRARLSTLVSKLRGR; encoded by the coding sequence ATGCTCACGCTTGAAGAACTAGCACAACGCAACGTTGCTATTGTCGAGAAGTACGGTCCATGGACTCATAATATTTATTTGGGCGAAGGCTTTTACACTTTGTCAGATGGTCTTGAGCATGCCGATTACCGGGTAAAGCTTTTCCTGCGAATCGTTTCCGACTTGGCGGGCAAGCCGCTGAACACCTTGCGGGTGTTGGACTTGGCGTGTCTGAACGGCATATACGGGCTGGAATTTGCCATGCACGGGGCGCAAGTAGTGGGAATCGAGGGACGCGAGGCGAATCTGGTTAAAGCTCAATTCGCCAAAGATACGCTCGGTCTGGATAACATCGAACTGGTAGTGGATGACGTACGCAACCTGAGTCGCGAGAAATACGGGTTATTCGATGTGGTAATTTGCTCAGGTATTGTCTATCATCTTGACACGCCAGATGTGTTCGGCTTTATCGAGAAAATCGGCGAGGTTTGCACCGGATTGACCATTGTGGACGGGCATATCAGTTTTACCCCGAATGAAAAGCGCGAGTACAAGGGCGAAACTTACTGGGGACGCTCCTATCGTGAGCATGTTCCCGGCGCAACTGCTGAAGAAATTGAGAAAAATCTGCTGGCATCGCTGGATAATTCCAGTAGTTTCTGGCTCACTTTACTTTCGCTCAATAATTTGTTGGCGCGTTCAGGCTTCACTTCCGTTTATGAATGCCATTATCCGGTGCGGATCGAGCGATACCGCGATCGGGTGACGCTGGTTGCTATGAAGGGCAAGCCTTTGCATCTGCAAACTACCCCTTTGCTCAACGATACGCCCGAACAGTTCTACCCGCGCCAATTGCCGGACATTGCGCATCCTTCGCAGCAAAGCGCCTATACTGAGATAGCGGTGGGGCAAGAGCTTGGCAGTTTGCTCAAACAACTTGAAGATAGTCCCGATCGAACAGTGGTAACGTTGGCACAACTCTCCGGTAAATTGGTGGATGCGAAAGATTACTGGCAGAGCGAAGCCGAGCGTTTGCGCCTCGAATTTTTCAAATTACAGAGCTATACCCGCGATCTTGAACAAGAATGGAACGCGAAAAACCGTCGCATTGATGCGCTCGAAACGCGCCTGAATCAACAAAGCTTGCGCGCGCGCCTCTCCACTTTAGTTAGCAAATTGCGCGGGAGGTGA
- a CDS encoding RCC1 domain-containing protein: MILRFSRNAVMLLVILLLVSLFSPLNSIAAINSAVYGWGANWYGQINPPTGLSDAVAISAGGNYSLALKSDGTVIGWGYNGFGQLNIPQGLTNVTAISAGYYHSLALKGDGTVVAWGCGSYGNSGQCNVPSNLSDVTAIAAGMNMSLALLTNKTVIAWGGNWSGQLNIPTGLTDVVAIAAGGDHSLALKSDGTVVGWGYNGSGQITIPTGLSNVIAISANYNNSLALKDNGTVYGWGSYGIGYLNMNGISSNVKAISAGSSHSMFLKNDGTIECQVSIYINYGQCSVPTNITGFKAIAAGSNHSLGLVILDSTPPVTIASATPNANVEGWNNTDVTVTLNASDDAGGSGVASVSYSTDGINFTTLLGSTASVTINLEGITTLSYYGTDKSGNQEAFKTLIVKIDKTAPTISYSGNANTYTVDQIVNITCSTSDDLSGLASSACANINGAAYTFALGTNNFSTSANDKAGNVGNGAINFTLNVDYHSLCTLSKSFSTKWAIDTGLCGTLALSQTAEEHGKTKVRNELLNVYKTIVQAGEKSRALTAQQAAKLTQFANWLQTH; the protein is encoded by the coding sequence ATGATACTAAGGTTTAGTCGGAATGCAGTAATGTTACTGGTAATTCTTCTTCTAGTTTCCTTATTCTCCCCCCTTAATTCCATAGCTGCTATAAACTCAGCAGTTTATGGATGGGGCGCTAATTGGTACGGGCAGATAAACCCGCCTACGGGCTTGAGTGACGCTGTGGCTATTTCTGCCGGAGGAAATTATAGCCTAGCCCTCAAAAGCGATGGTACTGTGATTGGCTGGGGTTATAATGGGTTTGGGCAATTGAACATCCCACAGGGACTGACTAATGTCACTGCCATTTCAGCCGGGTATTATCATAGTTTGGCACTCAAAGGCGATGGTACTGTAGTGGCTTGGGGTTGTGGCTCATATGGTAATTCAGGACAATGTAATGTGCCGTCAAACTTGAGTGACGTTACTGCAATCGCCGCAGGGATGAACATGAGTCTAGCTCTACTAACGAACAAAACGGTGATTGCTTGGGGAGGCAACTGGTCTGGACAGTTAAATATTCCGACAGGTCTCACTGACGTTGTAGCAATTGCTGCCGGTGGAGACCACAGCCTGGCTCTTAAAAGTGATGGTACTGTGGTTGGCTGGGGCTATAATGGATCAGGACAAATAACTATTCCGACCGGATTGAGTAATGTAATTGCTATTTCTGCCAATTACAATAATAGCCTAGCTCTTAAGGACAACGGCACCGTATATGGTTGGGGCAGTTATGGTATAGGCTATCTTAATATGAATGGCATTTCAAGTAATGTTAAAGCCATTTCCGCTGGTTCCAGCCATAGTATGTTTCTTAAGAATGATGGAACAATTGAGTGCCAAGTGTCAATTTATATAAATTATGGGCAGTGCTCTGTACCGACCAATATTACGGGCTTTAAAGCTATTGCTGCCGGAAGCAATCACAGCCTAGGGCTAGTGATATTGGATAGCACGCCACCGGTTACAATTGCCAGTGCAACACCTAATGCCAACGTCGAAGGCTGGAATAACACCGATGTGACCGTAACCTTAAACGCTTCGGATGATGCGGGTGGTAGCGGTGTAGCTTCTGTTAGCTACAGCACGGATGGCATCAATTTCACCACCTTACTCGGTAGCACTGCCTCCGTAACTATCAACCTAGAAGGTATTACTACCTTATCATATTACGGCACCGACAAAAGTGGGAACCAAGAAGCCTTCAAAACCCTGATAGTCAAAATTGACAAGACTGCCCCAACGATAAGCTATTCGGGTAATGCAAATACGTATACTGTTGACCAGATTGTCAATATTACTTGTAGCACCAGTGATGATCTTTCCGGCTTAGCTTCCAGCGCTTGTGCTAATATAAATGGTGCGGCTTACACTTTCGCTCTTGGGACAAACAACTTCTCCACAAGCGCCAATGACAAAGCCGGAAATGTCGGCAACGGCGCAATCAACTTCACGCTCAACGTTGATTACCACAGCCTTTGCACTCTCAGCAAGAGCTTCTCCACCAAGTGGGCGATTGATACCGGATTGTGCGGAACCCTTGCACTGTCACAGACAGCGGAGGAACACGGTAAAACAAAAGTAAGAAATGAATTGCTCAATGTTTACAAAACCATTGTGCAGGCTGGGGAGAAGAGCAGGGCGCTAACGGCGCAACAAGCTGCCAAGCTAACGCAATTCGCTAACTGGCTTCAAACTCATTAA
- the ribH gene encoding 6,7-dimethyl-8-ribityllumazine synthase: MAIYEGTMDGRDMRFGIIIARFNYAIGQNLLEGAKDTLRRHGVAESNIDTAYVPGAFEIPMVAKKMAESGRYAAVIGLGVVIKGATPHFDYVAGNVASGLAQTSLQTGVPCIFGVLTTNTIEQAVERAGTKAGNKGCDAAASALEMANLLRSIEPVASKQLIG; the protein is encoded by the coding sequence ATGGCGATTTACGAGGGCACAATGGATGGGCGCGACATGCGCTTTGGGATAATTATTGCTCGCTTTAACTACGCTATCGGGCAAAATCTTCTGGAGGGCGCAAAAGATACGTTGCGGCGGCATGGCGTAGCCGAGAGCAATATTGATACAGCTTACGTGCCGGGTGCATTTGAAATCCCGATGGTGGCAAAGAAAATGGCGGAAAGTGGACGATACGCTGCTGTTATCGGGCTTGGGGTGGTGATAAAAGGCGCAACCCCCCATTTTGATTATGTGGCAGGCAATGTGGCGAGCGGTTTGGCGCAAACATCCCTGCAAACCGGAGTACCTTGTATCTTTGGCGTGCTTACCACCAATACGATTGAGCAAGCGGTGGAACGCGCCGGAACAAAGGCTGGTAACAAAGGCTGCGATGCCGCGGCTTCAGCTTTAGAAATGGCGAATTTGCTTAGAAGTATCGAACCCGTAGCTAGTAAGCAACTAATCGGCTAA